GAGAAAAGCTAACAAACAGGGTTCAgtctgtcttttatttctgtgaccGTACAAAATTAAGAGAAGAAGTTGGAAGGGTGACAGAACCTCAGGTGTCTTTATCTTGTGACAGCTTCTATGTTCTTAATTAGGTCTAACTCAAAGTCTTTTGTGCTCAGTGGAGATAACCACTGACTTTGATGGAGGGACCAGGCttgtaaagaaaagaagaggcaGATGGGCAGCATGAGTTcaatgaatacatttttttcttagttttgaAACCCACTTAAAGGACTAGAATGTCTTAGCTTTCAAGCCAAAAATTGTGATTCTTGAGTAGACTTGTTTTTTCATGAGTActtttcttaaaagcaaaaagcttCTAGTTTCCCAGATCCTTTCCTACATCTTCtctttattgaaaataaataagacagCTATCTCCAGTCATACAAAACCATGTCCAAACTTAACTGATGTGTTTAAAGTCCTTCCTTTTATCTGTACTTTGACAGGGTAGTTCTTTCAGAGTTCTGGGAGAGAGATGACCCACTTCCACAGATAAACCCCTCTGAGTTTTACTTCCATCTAATTACATGGATATTCCCATACTCTAGTTGCCATTTGGGAAACTGCCTTTGATGCACTACTCAGCAGCATTATTTCAGCCTGGAGTGTCCTGCATTGATCTGTGATGGTCTTGAGTTTGACACTTGAAGCAAAGGGACTGCCAGAGTGACCTACCATCTGTGTTAGATGCAGAATAACCAGATAGCTTCCAGAAGTTTTTTCTTTACTGCATCTCTGCAGCCTTTGCACAATTTAGATGGTGATAATTCTAAATGGATGTGTGAGTCTTACACAAGTTTCTGGAAAATCACAGCACTGTATTGATAGGCAGGTGGAAGCAGTAGGTATTTTTGAGAAATCAGATGTCAGTCTGTAATGTGGCAAGCAGATTTTCATCTCAGACTAAAAGTTATTAGCCACTACCACTACTGCTATTAATTGCCTTTCATAAAGCATACATAATTCATAACTGCATGTTCACACTGTGAATAGTGAGTGCCATTTCTGAGTATCTGAGTGTTTTAAAAAGCCTTGAAAATGCAATGTTCATAATTCTGGATAACCAGGGCATAGTGGATTCAGTTGCTATGGTTGCAGGCAACAGAAGGGGAAGATCTGTATTGCACCTCAGACAGCAATAACTGTATCACTAAATCCacttacattctttttttttaaaattagaatcATTTACAGTTTTGCTGACTCTGCTGCAGGTAATTTCGCTGGCATTAGCAGAGGCAGGGAACAGGCACTATAAATTGAGGGCTCACTGAAGAAGTTGTCCCCAGCCAGAAACACTGACCTATAACAAGGAAGTGTGTAAGCAGAAGCTCTGAGTTAAATGTATCCATGCAACAATGGAATGTCTCTAAAAGCAGACGGCTTTAGTCACAGTATATCTTGACAATAAATGATAATTTGTTCCAAAAGGAGAATCTTCTCATTTGTTTAcattagcttaaaaaaaaatttagtaaCATGAAGAGAGCTTATTCCCTTAGGAGATCTTggacttttattttgtttttaaaatatatctgaagAGTAAGTGAAAAAGGAGTATGTGGACCTCAGCGATTTTCCTGTTATCAGTTTGGCATTACAGGCCAGAacaagttttactttttaaaaaatagctgtaGTTTTCAGTCCTGTGAGATGCACGAACCAAATCAAtactttgctgtttctgtttagtggaaagcagaaagaggaGTACCATAAATGGTTAAAAATATCCTCAGAGGTCAGCAAAGCAATATCTGTTTCCAGGATGGATTACCAGGGGTGCACTAACAACCTCTAGCTCTTAACAAAGGTAGCCAGTTTAGAAGAGCAGTGGCTCCATAAGTTGCTGTAATTTTCCCATTGTATCTGCCCACCTGTGGGTATCTGTGTATTTGCTGCTGCAATGCACAGTACCTCTGTAGCTAGCTGAACTTGTCAGAACCAATCTAATGTTCTCAATCGTTCTTTTACAAGttccttctgtgctgcagagaggtAGGATCAGAGTGACACTCAGTGGCAGGATAGTAAAAGTCATTCTCAGATTCTCTCTAACATCTATTATAGGATGTTAGGGCATTCTTACAAAATTTTAGTCAGATAATTATTagtgttttctgtctgtttgaTAATACTCTATGTAAGCGTTGTAATTCAAACCAAAATATGTACTTTCAGTTATGCAAACTGAAAGATTGCTTTACTTACTTTGCCAAGGCTCCCTTCGCTCGTAATTTGTGTGTTGTGATCTcctgcaactgaaaaaaaaaaaaaaaaaggaaaaaagaatttaagaaattGAACTAAAAACtcaaaattgtatttcagaGTCAAGAGACTTGAATCACTATAGTTTTACATTCCGTGGTATTTGCGTCTTTACAGGTAACTTGAACAGTACAAAGAATAGCATTTTTCATCTTGCATACAATTTATCATGTTTCCTACATATAACTGATAGTTCCTGACCCTCTCAGTTATTTGTGCTGTACCAAAACattttatctgaaagaaaaaataaaaataaaaaaaaataatttttctttttatgtaagTATTCACTGGAATAAATTGTGGAATAGTTAATGTTAAAGGTCTTTAACATCAGCCCTTACAAGTGTTTGTGACAAATAATTTAGGTGGAGTAGTTCTGCAGTAAGGGTAGAGTGAGGGCTGTCAGGCTTTCTAGCTGTGCTTGCTCAGGTGCAGGGAAGGATTCATAGGATTACATTAGATTATGGAGTCAGAAACTCTCCTGAGCCTGTGGCTTTCTAGAGTCACCCAAACTCACAGCATTCCAAGATGTTAATAAGTAAGAACTATTGTCGGACAATATTTCTTAAAACACTCTgtgtaaaataatttccccCTGTCTCAAACAGGGTCCTGTTGCATCTCCCATGTCCATGAGATCTGTTCTAACCAGCGGCTCCTGCCTTTCCCCGCCACCTCCGCCACCGCCTCCCCCGGGACCGCCCCCCATCTTCGATACGGAAACCACAAAGGACGAAGGAACTGCATCTCGCTCAGCGCTCTTTGCACAGCTTAACCAGGGAGAGGCAATTACCAAaggtcaggagaaaaaaaatagagttgTGATCCAGGAGTCAAACTATATCAAGAGCTCTTGCATTCACAGCATTCTTAAGTTACATTCTAGCAGCTCAGATCCTTCTGAGGCTTACAATGGTCCGATGAAGAAGACTGCATACCAAACCTCCTTTAGAAACCACAGTACCCAAATAAGTTCAGTACACCTGACATGCACACCATTTTGAGGTATCTTTAATTTTAAGGCAGCCAAGCTGGATATCTTCAGCCCCCAGTAACTGGTCAATCTCTTGTGATTGCAATAAAGTTTTATCCCTCTTTCTGACTCACACTGAGTGTACAAACCTGTGTCAAAATGTCTTACATGTCAGgtgaaataaagcttttttgtATTAATATTGGACAGTTGTAATTTAAGTGTATGTCTGTGAATTTAAATACCTATGATTgatatatttgcatttaatgCTGCAGAGATAGGCCAAATATTGTTATAAGTTagaaagagaaactgttttacaaatggaaaaacatgATAAAACAAGCTCTCTCAGAGCTTGCTACAGACAGAGAGGGACCTAGGAGACATAGTGGGATTTTCTGCTGAAGACGCTAAGAGCCCATCCACGGTAGAAAAGGTTTTATATGATCTGCTAAAAGTATGTCAGCAGTCACACTTTAGGTCATTGCACATGTAAAccttgaggaaataaaaaaagagtaatttcaGAGAATAATATAACACAATTACAAAACTTTCATGCTTCAATACGAGCACTTCTAGGATTGGAAAATAACCTCTCTTTCACAAGCACCCTTTTTTTCGGTTTTTTAGGGCTTCGACATGTCTCTGATGACCAAAAGACTCACAAGAACCCCAGTCTACGTGCCCAAGGTCCGCCTGTTCGTTCTCCAACAAAAAGCCATACTCCAAGTCCTACCTCTCCCAAGAACTCCCCACAGCAGAACCATGCCCCTGTCTTGGAGCTAGAGGGAAAGAAGTGGAGAGTGGTGAGTTCCAATCACATCTCTGAATTGCTCCTTGCACGTTGCAAACCAGAAGGAGCACTGAAACATCTTGTCTGTCACtaaaatgcaacaaaacaaaGTTGCAACTAAAATGGGCTGAGTTCTCCATTTCTCTGTATTGCTGCAGTTCAACTTTTGCTGTTCTGTAGAATTTTAAGTTAATTCATTTGTCTCTGAGAATCACTTATAAATTCATCTCACTGAAGAACATCAGAACCAGCATATAAATTCCTTGCAAAATCAGACAATGCCCCAGAAACAAGTCCAGGTGAGAACACCAATTAAAATCCCTTTCTACAGGTCATTCCTGTGAATGAGAGAACTGTCATCACCACTCTCTCCAGTTTCCCTAACCAGTGGAATGATACATGTTTTTCATTGCCCATTCCATGCAGTCATGTCTTCTGTGCTTAAAAGTAGAggagtgttttccttttccccaatCTACAGATGGAAAAAGGAGATTGGTTTAAAGTTTGGCTGTTAATTTATGTAGGCATATACCAAAGAATTTATGAACGAAAATTGATGTGACTGTGTTGGTTAAGAGGGAGCAGAAAGAACATGCAGTTTAGTCATGCAGAAGGTTGTATACACAGTCAGTGTCTATTACAGTGGAGTCCAGTTTGCATAAGGTGCAGTCACTGTTTGCCTGTGTTATGTTGCCTTATGGTTCTACTACTCGGCACTTTCCTTGTGGATCCCTAGCCTTTCTTGGACATCCATGGACTGTAATTGTTCTTTTAAGTAGTTCTAATGAACACTTCTAATGAAAGGAGTTTCTTTGCCTATTACTCCTTTATTGTATATGGTAATGCCTGTATGTGTTCACAATATGCTGTATCAAACATTATATAACACTTGGGGAAGGAAAACTTGCTCTGTTCCACAGTCTGAACCAGATGGGAGCCAAACAGCAGTTTTGTGAGTGCCTTTTTATATTGTTATGAGCATAACAATTACTTGCATCTTTACTGCAAAATTAATGGATTTTATCACTGTCTGTGCTAACTTCTTCAGCTCTGAAGCTCTAAAAGATACAGTGTCATCTAAGGGTCAGTTAGGTGAGATATCTGGTCACCAAGCAAATTATGATTTTAAGCCACAGGAAGGATATTGCTCTGTTGTAACTGAAGATGCAATGACTCGAGGATAAACTGTACTAAACTCTGTCTGACTGTTAGCTAAAGACAACCaattaaataaactttcttttgaaatagGAATATCAAGAGGATAAGAATGACCTGGTCATTCACAACACTGAACTCAAGCAAGTGGCCTACATTTTTAAGTGTAACAAATCTACACTTcagataaaaggaaaagtcaACTCAATTACTATTGGTGAGTAGGTAGTTCAGCTGGGTTTTAAGTGACAATCTTGAAAAATCTGACTTACATGATTAATAATGCATCTGAATCATTCCATTCACTTTAATGATTGATCATGAGAGTAAAGTCACTCAGCAATGCAGTGCAGGACTGGGAATTTTTGTAGTTAATGTAGCAGGTGTATTTGCTTTTGTCTTGCCTTTCTTAATTatgattgcttttattttagacAATTGCAAAAAGTTTGGTCTTGTGTTTGACAATGTTGTGGGAATCGTGGAAGTGATCAACTCCAGGGATATTCAGATTCAGGTAAATATCCAAGAGagatgaagacagaaaaagtgggggagaaaaaagcccAACATGTAGTTACAggagtttttaaaaactcacaGAGCACAACAAAAGTAAGAAGTACCCAATTGAATCTGATGCATATTTGCACtaaattctgctgctgtttttagaAGATGTTTGTAAGAACTATTTACTATCACTGAACAAAACTCCCGCAGCCCAGTGCCTTCTGGTTCCGGTGAAGCTGAGAGGTCTGGCAGAACTGTTACTTCTGTCCCTGATCTGCTTGCTTTCATGCTAAGCAACTCCCAGCACTTGAAAGTTCAGTGGTGCTTACAGAAGAAATTAGCAGTTAGCTAATGGATTTGTAAGtgcacaagatttttttttgtttgttttcttttcctctcaatGGAAATGTTCAAATAGACTGTCAAAGGACAACTAATTTCTATGCAGTAAAAGTAGGTGCTGGGATTTCAAAAAATCTCTCTGGCCAGTGACGTGACACTTTATATAACTAGGCAATGTACTATTTTGCCTTCAAAAAGCTTCATCAGAGATCATCTTCCTTGTGATtctcatgaaaagaaaattcacgtattttaaatatatacattgCCCTCTCTACTGGGGACACTTGTCCTGCTCAAAATATACAGTCTGCCTGACATTAACAGCACTTCAGTCATCCCATTCCAAAGAGGTCTAACTACCTGCTTAATACTGGGTTTTGTCTGACACACATAACGTAATCTCAAGAAGGAACTCCAGGACGtattattttaagtgaaaaagaaatgttaattattatattaaactGCCACTCTTCAAAGTGAGGTCTTTTTCTTAAGAGGTTGTACTTGCTGTATGACATTAAATATAGGCAGTCCTGCTCCATGCTTCAGAAATAATGGTCACAGGCACCACAGGGAATAGGAGCAAGATGgggtttttatattttgaacCTTGTGCAAGTGACTGACATTGCTACCAACTGTGCATTATCTTCTGAACTGTAACAAGCAGTTTTATTCTTGATCACTACCTGTCTTTTTGCAGCAAAGGCAGTTAGTTAAGGATCCCAGGCACTTATTtgagcagttttaaaataattatattatttttaatcattacCTCTTAAACTGTtcatgaaagctgaaaaattcaaaaacttATGTAATGAATAGCAAAACCACAGTTTGCTAATACTAAAATAAAGTGGAAATGCCTTTTATAAGAATCAAAATTCTTAGAATCAAAATTAATCATGTTCTATGAATATTGCATAAGGCTTCTATGCATGTCATGGAGCAGAGTGAGGATCCACTTAAGAAGGCAGGGTCTGGTTATATGCTGTATGCTGCTCAAATCAGGCAGCTCCCACAGGACTGGTGTATGCCAAGTGCTAAGCACCTCAGCTTTCTCAGTAATTTGAAGACCTGAGTTCATAATGTACAAATACGTGATATAGATTTCAGTAAATTAATCCTAAGGATTTTGCTAAAGTGACTTAAGTGCCATATTGCTTGTCTCTCCTTTATCTCAGTAGTATCTTCTTTTCTTGCCAGATGTTTGCAAGAATTTTTAAACACCCCTTCCTTCTGTTCTCCATTGCATAAGAACTAgttgaagaaaatgaactttaaGTTGCATTGATCCTCTGCGTAGCTCAAACTTCAGGATAAGGGTGGGATGCAAGAGGACAGACCACTTGGTTTACTGTCACATTTAAGGAGCTGAAGCTGAAAGATATTCTTTAATTAAGTGATGGGAGACACTCTCATTAACAAGTACATCTGTGTCACATGCTGCCACATGTTCTATGGTTTAGGATAATCTCTGCTGTTTTGATGTCCAGAGTATATTGCCGTCCTTGCtagagagggaaggagcaggaatttTTACTGACAAACAGTGAGTCCAGCTGTTAGCCATGAAGAAttctttcagtctgaaaattGTAAACAATAGATTTCCCTTCCTCACCTCAAGTAAATCTTGTGTTTGTTCTTAAAAAGACATATGGAAtagatatttaattaaattgatCTTAGTCCTTATTTAGAACTCTAGCTTACCTGAAGGGGACAAAAACCCTTTCCTGTTGCATGCTGCAAGAGCTTTGAAGTCTTCAGAGTGTATTAAAAATCCCTTGTTGAATACTACTTTATGCTGGGGTCTTTGCTCTTGCTGGGTTGAAGTTGACATGTTTAACTTATTAAAGTCTCACTAATGAGCAAGGTGAACACTGCCTAAATATCAGCACAAAAGTATCACTGAAATTAGAGTGGATCAGAGAAGTACTGTCATCAAACTGTGTACTAAAAGCTTGCTGTATATTACAGATTTGTTGTTGTGTATAAGTCTTTGTTACCACCACCAAGAATTTTCAGTGTCCAACAAATCAAATCAAAGCAACACATAGGCAGGTGACACATAGATCAGATGCTGGTGGTCAAAATTAGACCTAGAAGGCAATGAGGATTTTATTATCAGTATCTCTGTTTGCATTTTAAGATTTGATGttaagcagattttattttgcaggtGATGGGGAAAGTGCCAACCATTTCTATTAATAAAACAGAAGGCTGCCACATCTACCTCAGTGAGGAGTCATTGGATTGTGAGATTGTGAGTGCCAAGTCATCCGAGATGAACATTCTCATTCCCCAAGATGGTGATTATGTGagtgagatatttttttaaaatttcttttctgttccatAGTAGTCTCGGCAGTTAAGAGCACTTAAGCTGCTAGGAAAGAAACTGATGTAACATGCATATTATGTCACCAAAAAATGATCCGAAACTATTTGATTTCTATGTGCCTGTATCTCAGGAGGaataattccttattttcttgGGCACAAAGTAATTTCAGAGATCAGAAATTATGTCTTCTCTTTCCATTCTGATGGATAATGGCTTCATGCTCTGCCCATTTGATCTTCTTTTTATATATCTAAACATAATCTCCCAAAGAAATTACCTTCACAGAAGAGTGCTTAAATCTGAAGATGATGAGATTAAAACTAAGATAAATATAAGATAATACTACTGCAGGTGAAATACTACAGTATAATATACTTGTTTTTTCTAAAGCTATTGATACATGGGTAGCAGCTGTAGTACTTTGTACTATTTTCAACATATGACCTTAAAAGACACTTAAACTGGTGCATTTTCCCAGTTCTTTTCCCGTTCTAGTAAAATTTTCATACTGCGCCCAGTGGCATTTCTAGTAAAGTCATGCTCTGTAACTTCACACACAAGTAAGCAAAGTTTGCTCATAATAGTTCCCTGGTGTCCTCAACAAAGAAGAGTTGGAATTGCAGTGCATGGCCATAgccaaaatataaatttcttgTTAGAGTTTTGGGCTGGAATTTAGTACAGGGGTTTAGTCTTTATAAAATACGTAATGAGAATTTTTGTGCTTCACATTTCCAAAAGTGACTGCTGGATGCCCAGCTTTAGACGAGTAAAAAGGGAACAATTCTTAGTGGGTGTATATTCAcctatttgttttcaaaaaagaGTCCTTTTGGTCAGTCTCATCTCAAAATCACCATAACATCAGAAATTACTGGCTGTCAAAACACCTCTTTGAGGTCTGAAAGAAAAACCCTTCTCttcatgtaattttttgtttactgGGTACAGAGAAATACTCAACCACTCCCATCATTTCACTGAATTTGTAGACTGGAAGGGCACTCTATTTGATGTTCTGCTTCATTTTGTGTACCCTACAAAGGATGCTGACTATTTTGAAGTGTATCACACTTAAAATTAttggagtttttaattttattctattcttcCATATTACAGTATTGCTTTTGTCCTTAAAATTAGACTCCTGGCTTAATCTCCACATCTAAATCCTCTCTACTGTCTTCCAACCCAGACACCAATGGAATCTGAAGTCTTTTCTGACATGAGGCTTATTTACTTAGTTGATGCAGATAATGGTGTGAGAGGGATTATTGCAAAGTAGTACCATACCAAGGCTATTTGAAACTGGGTAGCAATCAGGCTTTTTCCTGTGTGGCATTGTAAAATAGCTTCCTAGGGTAATGAAGAAGGCTTCCCTCTAATCCTGGCATGTCTGAGCTATCAATGCTTTCGCAGTCATGTAGAACTAATAGTATTCCACCAGTTTTTATGAGATATCCCCTGTTTGTTTAACCATCattgttgcttttgtttcctaCCAGAAAGAATTTCCGGTTCCTGAACAGTTCAAGACAGCATGGGATGGATCTAAGTTGGTCACTGAACCTGCAGAGATTGTGGGTTGACTTCCTCACGCCATCAAGCACTTGCTGACCGTGGCCAGACTGTGGCCAGCACACACAAAGCAGTAATGTAAAGAACTAGAAGTAGCAGGAGTTCATGCTGCTGTCATAGGCCTTCAAGCATTAGCTCTGCATGCTAGGAACAATAACACATCTGGCACCCTTTTGTTAGGCATCCCAGTCCTGGTCACATCTCCACACAGTTTGCTTTCACATACAATTTGAATTCTGAATGGGAATGTAATAGGTTAAACCCCCCCACCTTCCAGTCACATCATTGGTTTGAAATACTGTATACATTAAGCCAACATGCTGCATGATACACTTTTTTTATCATCTTGCTTCAGTGCATTCCCTTTTGTGTTTCTGCTAATCAAAAACAGCATTAAGACTTTAAGGTGTTCATTTTTACCTATTAAGCAATTCCTGTATGATGCAGTAAAAAATGTACCTGTAGAAATTGCAGTTTCATGCAGTTCTGTGGCAATCATaacatgtttcattttaaacaagcaaaaaagGACAACTTTTAGCACAGCAATACACATTGctaactgatttttttttttttaaatctggtaACTTaatcaaaaacatttctaatatGCATATTTAGAAGATCCCACAGTTTTCTGTGAAGTAAGATTTTATTATGGTTCACAGACTTGCTGTTTCCCCCTCATTTCTTGCAAATTAGGAATTCTTTCTAAGATAGGGCCTCATCAGTGCTAAAATCTTGCAGGAAATTACTTGAAGGTTTTTTGGtccttggattatttttttttattttttttggtgacacAATctctcacattttaaaatttcacctTTTATCTTGCATCTTATACAGAAAACCAGGGAGGACAGACACATCTGATACCAGctagattttctttctaattaagTTCCTTTAAAATACTAGCTCATTAGTTCATTAAAATGTAGCTCATCATGTTCATTAAAAGGATcatcctggggtttttttccccacttttgtAGGACTTATTCAGTTTCAAATATGTCCACAAAGCAAAGCCATAGATTTATGCCATACTAATTCTGAGCCCAGATAAAGGAGTAATTTCCTCTTTAGGCCTTTACAGTCCCTACTTTACAGTCCCTATGTGTTTTTTAAGAAAGGTGGAAAATTGTATACATTTGTACTATTTCAGCACATAGTacaaaaaaacttaaaaaaatttaaaagtcagCTTA
The sequence above is drawn from the Parus major isolate Abel chromosome 2, Parus_major1.1, whole genome shotgun sequence genome and encodes:
- the CAP2 gene encoding adenylyl cyclase-associated protein 2, with the protein product MAETHGLMERLENAVTRLESLFSDSQRSGGMECDGINGVNGSIAPYVEAFDRLLNGSVAEFLRYSKILEGDVKTHAEMVRAAFQAQRSFLVLASQCQEPQENEVAMLLKPISEKIQEIQNFRERNRGSKMFNHLSAVSESIPALGWIAVSPKPGPYVKEMNDAATFYTNRVLKDYKNSDTRHVDWVKSYLNIWSELQAYIKEHHTTGLTWSKTGPVASPMSMRSVLTSGSCLSPPPPPPPPPGPPPIFDTETTKDEGTASRSALFAQLNQGEAITKGLRHVSDDQKTHKNPSLRAQGPPVRSPTKSHTPSPTSPKNSPQQNHAPVLELEGKKWRVEYQEDKNDLVIHNTELKQVAYIFKCNKSTLQIKGKVNSITIDNCKKFGLVFDNVVGIVEVINSRDIQIQVMGKVPTISINKTEGCHIYLSEESLDCEIVSAKSSEMNILIPQDGDYKEFPVPEQFKTAWDGSKLVTEPAEIVG